In Silene latifolia isolate original U9 population chromosome 3, ASM4854445v1, whole genome shotgun sequence, a single window of DNA contains:
- the LOC141647538 gene encoding F-box/LRR-repeat protein 3, protein MARFETAQKPKKQKTPPLMASSISNFDKLSPELIYTILDLLTPNPPSLKSFSLTCKSFYTLESSHRKTLKPLNSTHLPSTLTRYTQPATLDLTLCPRITDHSLSLIAGAACADTLRFVDLSRSRHFTAAGLAALVRGCRGLTGLDLSNATELRDAAAATIAEARNLERLWLGRCKLMTDIGIGCIAVGCTKLKVVSLKWCLGVGDLGVGLVAVKCKDLRSLDLSYLPITSKCLPAILKLQCLEELVLEGCFGIDDDSLATLKQESKSLKILDMSSIQNVSHVGLSSLTNGIGCLQQLTLAYGSSITIDLARSLQKLSKLQSIKLDGCAVTCSGLQAIGDGCVSLRELSLSKCAGVTDDGLSSIVRKHMELEKLDITCCRKITYISIAHVANSCTSLTSLKMESCTLVPREAFVLIGRRCHLLEELDLTDNEIDDEGLKAISKCSKISTLKLGICLNITDKGLSHIGNHCSKLVELDLYRSMEITDSGIQAIAHGCPALEMINVSYCQDITDGSLISLSKCSNLNTLECRGCPLISSLGIAAIAVGCKQLKKLDIKKCYNINDFGIIPLAHFSQNLRAINLSYTSVTDVGLLSLASISCLQSMTILHLKGLSPRGLAGALLACGGLTKVKLHSSLRSLLPQPLFEHLETRGCVFHWREKVFQDELEDSKCWKMQLAEINNEP, encoded by the exons ATGGCGAGATTCGAAACAGCCCAAAAACCGAAAAAACAGAAAACACCACCATTAATGGCTTCTTCCATTTCAAACTTCGACAAACTAAGTCCAGAACTAATCTACACAATCCTAGACCTTCTAACACCAAACCCACCATCTCTAAAGTCCTTCTCTTTAACCTGCAAATCCTTCTACACTCTCGAATCAAGCCACCGTAAAACCTTAAAACCGTTAAACTCAACCCATTTACCTTCAACACTAACCCGGTACACCCAACCCGCAACCTTAGACCTAACCCTATGCCCGCGCATCACAGACCACTCTCTTTCCCTCATCGCCGGCGCAGCCTGCGCCGACACGCTCCGCTTCGTCGACCTCTCCCGGTCGCGGCATTTCACCGCAGCAGGACTGGCTGCGCTGGTGCGCGGGTGTCGAGGGCTGACCGGGTTGGATTTGTCTAATGCGACGGAGCTGAGAGATGCGGCGGCTGCGACGATTGCGGAAGCGAGGAATTTGGAAAGGTTGTGGCTTGGGAGGTGTAAATTGATGACTGATATTGGGATTGGGTGTATTGCTGTGGGATGTACTAAGTTGAAGGTGGTCAGCTTAAAATGGTGTTTGGGTGTTGGGGATTTAGGTGTTGGGTTGGTTGCTGTTAAGTGTAAGGATTTACGGAGCTTGGATCTTTCTTACTTGCCG ATTACGAGCAAATGTTTACCAGCCATCTTGAAGCTGCAGTGTCTTGAGGAGTTGGTTCTAGAAGGATGCTTCGGAATTGATGACGATAGCCTAGCTACTCTCAAGCAAGAATCCAAGTCATTGAAG ATTCTTGACATGTCAAGTATTCAAAACGTTAGTCATGTGGGCTTGTCTTCATTAACAAATGGGATTGGCTGTCTACAGCAATTAACATTAGCCTATGGTTCTTCG ATCACCATTGATCTTGCTCGTAGTTTGCAAAAGCTGTCCAAACTACAGTCTATCAAGCTAGATGGCTGTGCAGTAACATGTTCAGGCCTTCAAGCCATTGGGGACGGATGTGTCTCATTACGGGAGCTTAGCCTTAGTAAATGCGCTGGTGTCACCGATGATGGCTTGtcttccattgttaggaaacaTATGGAGCTTGAAAAACTTGATATCACCTGTTGTCGGAAGATTACTTATATCTCGATTGCCCATGTGGCAAATTCATGCACCTCTCTCACGTCACTTAAGATGGAGTCCTGTACTTTAGTTCCAAGGGAAGCATTTGTTCTCATTGGCCGAAGATGCCATCTTTTGGAGGAGCTTGATCTTACTGATAATGAGATTGATGATGAAG GCTTAAAGGCCATCTCCAAGTGCTCCAAAATATCCACCTTGAAGCTCGGAATTTGCTTGAACATAACTGACAAAGGGTTGTCCCACATAGGCAATCATTGCTCAAAGCTCGTGGAACTTGATTTATACAG GTCAATGGAGATCACCGATTCAGGCATTCAGGCCATTGCTCATGGGTGTCCTGCCTTAGAAATGATTAATGTATCATATTGCCAAGACATCACAGATGGTTCCCTCATATCCCTATCGAAGTGCTCAAATCTGAACACATTAGAATGCCGAGGGTGTCCTCTTATATCATCTCTAGGAATCGCAGCAATAGCTGTTGGGTGCAAGCAACTCAAGAAGTTAGATATAAAGAAATGCTACAATATCAATGATTTTGGAATCATACCGCTTGCTCACTTCTCTCAGAATCTTAGAGCA ATAAATCTGTCATATACATCGGTCACAGATGTCGGCTTGCTGTCACTAGCTAGCATAAGCTGCCTTCAAAGCATGACCATTTTACACTTGAAAGGGCTGAGCCCAAGAGGGCTAGCAGGCGCTCTACTGGCCTGTGGAGGGTTGACCAAAGTCAAGCTTCACTCTTCCTTGAGATCGCTGCTTCCCCAACCACTGTTTGAACATCTCGAAACCCGTGGTTGTGTTTTCCATTGGAGGGAGAAAGTGTTTCAG GATGAGCTAGAAGACTCCAAGTGTTGGAAAATGCAACTTGCAGAAATTAACAATGAACCCTAA